One window of Cryptobacterium curtum DSM 15641 genomic DNA carries:
- a CDS encoding HelD family protein: MDQIFEEEQAHLTETYGKLDVIKQDAEQKLAAVQSEAAHNMESMRNETSLDFSDDENALETVAALEAVNSVIDAYNRTIQVNSERLKNATQLMAQPYFAKVSLQFHSDEPTRDIYLGSVGITDEARRHFIVDWRSPVAETYYNQENGPMSYTANGRTISVDLKLRRQFDITRNTLNAYFDTTVAIEDPLLLASLAANHSEKLKAITATIQKEQNEVVRHDDVPVLLVNGIAGSGKTSVLLQRIAFLFYQKRDTLRPDQVCLLTPNPVFEKYIDNVLPDMGEANPQIFTWADFVALLGLSERGDGRDTSAETLHTLEQNMASLHLEAHDFSEIAIDGMRLVKTTQIQGIAAKYKNIPVGPRLIALMKEDLHARLDTRLGQLASDEDIHDRMLSLEVSEQIRLFGQTLAPQSEKETIEYARTFVQHLYGTAHDKIEQVSWLRFDRIGMRMLNAGHLSSVAWLFLKTLITGTGAHDIRYVTIDEVQDYTEAQLMVLARYFKRAHFLLLGDENQAINEGTASFDRIRAIFAASHGSVDECRLMTSYRSTAEITALFTGLMDSTERVKTHSVQHGGKRPRIEVLPDEEALLEALRGILHTEQDSEGLCAIIAPTHQDVQRIAQKLTGITVIDHHAVLPGRGVVLLDLPLAKGLEFDHVVIVDADRHVYPDTQLARRRLYTALSRAAHQVTVLAQKSLTPLLESATSASLDL, translated from the coding sequence ATGGATCAGATATTCGAAGAAGAGCAAGCACACCTTACGGAAACCTACGGGAAGCTCGACGTCATCAAACAGGACGCCGAGCAAAAGCTTGCGGCAGTTCAATCCGAAGCTGCGCACAACATGGAATCCATGCGCAATGAAACGTCCCTTGACTTCAGTGATGATGAAAACGCACTCGAAACGGTGGCTGCACTCGAGGCGGTTAACAGCGTCATCGATGCGTACAATCGCACCATCCAGGTAAATAGCGAGCGCTTGAAAAATGCCACGCAGCTGATGGCACAGCCGTATTTCGCTAAGGTGAGTCTTCAGTTTCACTCCGACGAGCCCACTCGCGATATCTATTTGGGAAGTGTTGGAATAACCGACGAAGCGCGACGTCATTTTATTGTTGACTGGCGCAGCCCGGTGGCCGAAACCTACTACAACCAGGAAAACGGCCCTATGTCGTACACGGCAAATGGCCGAACGATATCTGTTGACTTGAAATTACGGCGCCAGTTCGACATTACGCGCAACACCTTAAACGCCTACTTCGACACCACCGTCGCCATTGAAGATCCTCTTTTGCTGGCATCGCTTGCTGCAAACCATTCGGAAAAGCTTAAGGCCATCACCGCCACCATTCAAAAAGAGCAAAACGAAGTGGTGCGTCACGATGATGTGCCGGTTCTTCTGGTAAACGGCATTGCTGGCAGTGGCAAGACATCAGTGTTGTTGCAGCGCATTGCGTTTTTGTTTTACCAGAAGCGAGATACGCTGCGTCCCGACCAAGTGTGTCTGCTCACGCCGAACCCAGTGTTTGAAAAGTATATCGACAACGTGCTTCCTGATATGGGCGAGGCAAACCCACAAATCTTTACGTGGGCAGATTTTGTTGCGCTGCTGGGCCTAAGTGAACGCGGCGACGGCAGAGACACTTCTGCCGAAACGCTCCATACACTTGAGCAAAACATGGCGTCTCTTCACCTTGAAGCGCACGATTTCTCTGAGATAGCTATCGACGGAATGCGCCTGGTAAAGACAACACAGATACAAGGCATCGCCGCCAAATATAAGAATATCCCTGTCGGTCCACGTCTTATCGCGCTCATGAAAGAAGACCTGCATGCGCGCCTTGATACACGGCTGGGACAACTTGCTTCTGACGAAGACATTCACGATCGTATGTTGTCTCTTGAAGTAAGCGAGCAGATTCGCCTGTTTGGGCAGACGCTTGCGCCCCAAAGCGAAAAAGAGACTATCGAGTATGCACGTACTTTTGTTCAGCATCTGTATGGCACTGCACATGACAAGATAGAACAGGTTAGTTGGCTGCGCTTTGATCGTATCGGGATGCGTATGCTTAATGCGGGACATCTCTCATCGGTTGCATGGCTTTTCTTAAAAACCCTGATCACAGGAACAGGCGCACACGATATTCGCTATGTCACTATTGATGAGGTGCAGGATTACACCGAGGCACAGCTTATGGTTCTGGCTCGCTATTTTAAACGTGCGCATTTCTTGCTCTTGGGCGATGAAAATCAGGCCATCAACGAAGGCACTGCGTCGTTTGATCGCATTCGTGCGATATTTGCGGCGAGCCATGGTTCTGTCGATGAATGTCGTCTTATGACAAGCTATCGATCGACAGCGGAAATCACTGCCCTTTTTACTGGACTCATGGACTCAACCGAACGAGTAAAAACACACTCGGTGCAGCATGGAGGAAAACGACCGCGTATCGAAGTACTCCCCGATGAAGAGGCACTTCTGGAAGCACTACGGGGCATACTGCACACTGAACAAGATTCAGAAGGATTGTGCGCGATCATTGCGCCCACCCATCAGGACGTCCAACGGATAGCTCAGAAGCTCACTGGCATTACCGTTATCGATCATCATGCAGTTCTCCCTGGCCGGGGAGTTGTGCTGCTTGATTTGCCGCTGGCCAAAGGACTTGAATTCGATCACGTAGTTATCGTTGATGCCGATAGGCACGTTTACCCGGATACGCAGCTTGCACGCCGACGTCTTTACACTGCTCTTTCACGAGCAGCTCATCAGGTAACGGTGTTGGCACAAAAGTCTCTTACTCCGTTGCTTGAGTCAGCAACCAGCGCTTCGCTTGATCTCTAA
- a CDS encoding methionyl aminopeptidase, with amino-acid sequence MYDEMDSPSRNDACWCGSGKKYKKCHLHIDERLQELYELGEEVPYRNLLKTAQDIEGIKRSAEVNIGALDYVAEHIQVGTTTEEIDQWVYDYCIKHDAIPADLNFEGYPKSVCTSINEVVCHGIPSADDVLKEGDIINVDMSTIKDGYFSDSSRMFCIGEVSKEKKRLVEITRRAVEAGLDAVKPWCHLGDVSAAVNKVAVDAGYSVVAEFGGHGIGLEFHEDPFVSFVARAGTGPILAPGMCFTIEPMVNMGKAAIDMSDPNGWTVRTADGKPSAQWEVQLVVTETSYELLSW; translated from the coding sequence ATGTACGATGAAATGGATAGTCCCTCCCGCAATGATGCGTGTTGGTGTGGCAGTGGGAAGAAGTACAAAAAATGTCACTTGCACATCGACGAGCGCTTGCAGGAACTCTATGAACTAGGTGAAGAAGTGCCGTATCGCAACTTATTGAAAACTGCCCAAGACATTGAGGGCATTAAACGTTCGGCAGAGGTCAATATAGGTGCTCTTGATTATGTGGCTGAGCATATTCAGGTGGGCACAACAACCGAAGAAATCGATCAGTGGGTATATGACTATTGCATCAAGCATGATGCAATACCCGCCGACCTCAATTTTGAAGGGTACCCAAAAAGCGTCTGCACATCGATCAACGAAGTGGTGTGCCACGGCATCCCATCTGCAGATGATGTTTTGAAAGAAGGCGACATCATCAATGTGGATATGTCGACCATCAAAGACGGATACTTCAGCGATTCATCACGTATGTTTTGTATAGGCGAGGTTAGTAAAGAAAAAAAGCGCCTGGTGGAAATAACGCGGCGTGCTGTTGAGGCGGGACTTGATGCGGTGAAGCCATGGTGCCATTTGGGCGATGTGAGCGCTGCAGTGAATAAAGTTGCTGTTGATGCGGGTTATTCAGTGGTTGCAGAGTTTGGCGGACACGGTATTGGTCTTGAATTCCATGAAGACCCTTTTGTTAGCTTTGTTGCACGTGCTGGTACGGGCCCTATTTTGGCTCCGGGTATGTGTTTCACGATTGAGCCAATGGTAAATATGGGCAAGGCCGCTATCGACATGAGCGACCCGAATGGATGGACCGTGCGGACAGCCGACGGCAAGCCGTCGGCTCAGTGGGAAGTGCAGTTGGTTGTTACCGAAACAAGTTATGAATTGCTTTCCTGGTAG
- a CDS encoding bifunctional 5,10-methylenetetrahydrofolate dehydrogenase/5,10-methenyltetrahydrofolate cyclohydrolase: protein MAQIWKAAPVVEALAEETDRLVAQVTAQGITPQLAIIRVGNRPDDISYERGARKRCEARGIAATTFELAAESTQDELMTTIQHINDDPAIHGCLMLRPLPASLNEEAATAVLLPQKDIDGITPSSLFGVFAQETVGFAPCTAQAVIEVLDHYGAHLDGTNVCVIGRSLVVGRPVSLMLQKRNATVTMCHSHTRTIQQVCRQADIVVAAIGQAHTIDVDWVSPGQVVIDVGINWDSAASKLVGDVDFDSVEPKVAAITPVPGGLGAVTSAVLCKHLAQAAVNQLAAPPYQESNS from the coding sequence ATGGCTCAAATTTGGAAGGCCGCACCAGTTGTTGAAGCACTTGCAGAAGAAACCGATCGTCTTGTTGCGCAGGTAACCGCACAGGGAATTACCCCCCAGCTTGCTATCATCCGCGTCGGCAACAGACCAGATGATATTTCCTACGAGCGGGGAGCACGCAAACGCTGCGAGGCGCGCGGCATTGCGGCAACAACCTTTGAACTCGCCGCCGAAAGTACGCAAGACGAACTCATGACAACTATTCAGCATATAAACGACGATCCAGCCATTCACGGCTGTCTAATGCTGCGCCCACTGCCTGCTTCGCTGAACGAAGAGGCCGCTACTGCAGTACTTCTTCCCCAGAAGGATATCGACGGCATTACCCCCTCTTCGCTCTTTGGGGTATTCGCTCAGGAAACGGTTGGATTTGCCCCTTGCACTGCTCAGGCGGTTATTGAAGTGCTTGACCACTATGGGGCGCACCTTGACGGGACGAATGTCTGTGTAATTGGACGCTCGCTTGTTGTAGGGCGACCAGTGTCCTTAATGCTGCAAAAACGAAACGCCACCGTAACCATGTGTCATAGCCACACGCGCACTATTCAGCAGGTCTGTCGACAGGCTGATATTGTGGTGGCAGCGATTGGGCAAGCCCACACGATTGATGTAGACTGGGTATCTCCTGGTCAGGTGGTTATCGATGTGGGCATCAATTGGGACAGCGCTGCGTCAAAACTTGTCGGCGATGTTGATTTTGATTCTGTTGAACCGAAGGTTGCAGCTATTACGCCAGTTCCCGGCGGGCTAGGCGCCGTCACAAGCGCGGTACTCTGTAAGCATTTAGCCCAAGCCGCAGTGAACCAACTAGCTGCTCCCCCCTACCAGGAAAGCAATTCATAA
- a CDS encoding cyclodeaminase/cyclohydrolase family protein, translating into MPQPFMQQSCADFAANIAARNSSPGGGSASAAVGAIAAALGQMAGNFTLGKEKYADVQDDIERLCTQARNIRLRLLDCVEEDAAAFVPLARAYGIPKSDPDRTIRLERATQAACKPPLEMMRALCEAIEVLEELEGTCNRMLVSDVGCGAALALGALQSASMNIYVNTKTLIDRDFAQQYEAEADKLLATYVPRAQLIVGTVMNTIRGRK; encoded by the coding sequence ATGCCCCAGCCGTTTATGCAGCAATCCTGCGCCGATTTTGCCGCCAACATTGCAGCGCGTAATTCATCGCCAGGTGGCGGTAGCGCTTCTGCTGCTGTGGGCGCTATTGCGGCCGCATTAGGGCAGATGGCAGGCAATTTCACGCTCGGTAAAGAAAAGTACGCCGACGTACAGGACGACATTGAACGCCTCTGCACACAAGCGCGTAACATTCGCTTGCGCCTGCTTGACTGCGTCGAAGAAGACGCTGCTGCCTTTGTTCCTCTTGCTCGTGCCTATGGTATTCCCAAGAGCGACCCCGATCGCACTATTCGCCTTGAGCGTGCCACACAAGCCGCTTGCAAGCCGCCTCTGGAAATGATGCGTGCGTTGTGCGAGGCCATCGAAGTACTCGAAGAACTTGAAGGAACGTGCAATCGAATGCTCGTATCCGACGTGGGCTGTGGTGCGGCGCTGGCTTTAGGCGCACTTCAGTCGGCCAGTATGAACATTTACGTCAATACCAAGACCCTCATCGATCGCGATTTTGCCCAACAGTACGAAGCTGAAGCCGACAAATTGCTTGCCACCTATGTGCCGCGCGCTCAACTTATCGTGGGTACCGTTATGAACACCATCCGCGGAAGGAAATAG
- a CDS encoding NAD(P)-binding protein, whose protein sequence is MAVLSFGPYAHADAANGRVAEAFQRRVQTTPPGMCPIALQLSFLQACGAQTCGKCVPCRDGIPQLARLLDQVVTCHATTETLIQIRALAQSIRDTSDCAIGYQAGQGVLDGLEEFADEYESHLSQRSCLSDIGQTVPCETGCPAHVNVPSYLALAGKGDYAGCINMVRKDNPFPTACGYVCEHPCEERCRRTIIDAPLNIRGIKKFACDQLPADEVPLPQPNVGTGRRIAVVGAGPSGMTCAYFAALMGHSVTLIEARRQLGGMMRYGIPAYRFPREKLDQDIRAILSLDNIEVHTEETVGTEEMRRLAKEYDAVYVAIGAQQGKTLDLAGADAKGVMSAVDLLTRIGDDDYPDFTGKNVVVIGGGNVAMDCARTAVRAGAKTVTVAYRRRLEDMTALRAEVDSAMQEGVEMMTLQAPDSIEVVDGHCAALITQPQRIGAVKRGRPAPVTADKPQVKIPADIILIAVGQAIESAPFEEAGMQADRTYFVADKQLHAAASAPNVFVGGDCQVGPKTVIMAIAAGKVAARNIDAFLGYDHKLDCGVADPAPDANIREAYGRVNIAERSARERKGDFLATEVEMTVEEAQQECARCLRCDHFGCGAMVGGRIQYA, encoded by the coding sequence ATGGCAGTATTGTCTTTTGGACCCTACGCACACGCTGACGCTGCTAATGGCCGTGTCGCTGAAGCATTCCAACGGCGCGTGCAAACTACGCCGCCGGGAATGTGTCCGATTGCGTTGCAACTTTCGTTTTTGCAAGCCTGTGGTGCACAGACATGTGGGAAGTGCGTTCCCTGTCGCGATGGTATTCCCCAGCTTGCACGCTTGCTTGATCAGGTGGTTACCTGTCATGCAACCACTGAGACGCTTATACAAATTCGTGCGCTGGCGCAGTCCATTCGCGACACGAGTGATTGCGCGATTGGGTATCAGGCCGGTCAAGGAGTGCTTGATGGGCTCGAAGAGTTTGCTGACGAATATGAAAGTCATCTGTCGCAGCGCAGTTGTTTGTCCGACATTGGGCAGACGGTACCGTGCGAAACAGGGTGCCCAGCGCACGTTAATGTTCCGTCGTATTTGGCACTTGCGGGCAAGGGCGATTATGCCGGTTGCATCAACATGGTGCGCAAGGATAATCCGTTTCCCACCGCATGCGGTTACGTGTGCGAGCACCCTTGTGAAGAGCGCTGTCGTCGCACGATTATCGATGCACCGCTTAATATTCGCGGCATCAAGAAGTTTGCGTGCGATCAGCTTCCTGCTGACGAAGTTCCCCTGCCGCAGCCGAATGTGGGAACAGGTCGTCGCATTGCGGTAGTAGGTGCCGGTCCATCTGGTATGACCTGCGCATACTTTGCAGCTCTTATGGGTCATTCAGTTACCTTAATTGAAGCGCGCCGTCAGCTTGGCGGCATGATGCGCTATGGCATTCCGGCTTATCGTTTCCCGCGTGAAAAGCTCGATCAAGATATTCGCGCCATTCTTTCGCTGGACAATATAGAGGTACACACCGAAGAGACGGTGGGTACCGAAGAAATGCGTCGCTTGGCCAAAGAATACGATGCTGTCTATGTAGCCATTGGCGCTCAGCAGGGGAAGACGCTTGATCTTGCTGGCGCTGATGCGAAGGGTGTTATGTCAGCGGTCGACTTGCTTACTCGTATTGGCGATGACGACTACCCCGATTTCACCGGTAAGAATGTCGTGGTTATCGGTGGCGGTAACGTTGCTATGGACTGCGCGCGTACCGCAGTGCGCGCCGGCGCAAAAACGGTAACGGTAGCGTATCGCCGTCGGCTAGAAGATATGACAGCCCTGCGTGCAGAAGTAGATTCCGCCATGCAGGAAGGCGTTGAAATGATGACGCTGCAGGCGCCTGATTCCATTGAAGTGGTCGACGGGCACTGTGCTGCATTAATCACGCAGCCCCAGCGTATTGGCGCCGTTAAACGGGGAAGACCTGCTCCGGTTACCGCCGATAAGCCGCAGGTAAAAATCCCTGCTGACATTATTCTTATTGCTGTGGGGCAAGCGATTGAAAGCGCTCCGTTTGAAGAGGCTGGTATGCAGGCCGACCGAACGTATTTTGTGGCCGATAAGCAGCTGCATGCCGCGGCAAGTGCGCCGAATGTCTTTGTGGGCGGTGACTGTCAGGTTGGTCCCAAAACAGTAATTATGGCAATCGCCGCTGGCAAGGTGGCGGCGCGCAACATTGATGCCTTCCTTGGGTATGACCACAAGCTCGATTGTGGTGTTGCTGACCCGGCGCCTGATGCGAATATTCGTGAGGCGTATGGACGTGTGAATATTGCTGAGCGGTCCGCTCGCGAGCGCAAAGGTGACTTTTTAGCAACTGAAGTTGAAATGACCGTTGAAGAAGCACAGCAGGAGTGTGCTCGCTGTTTGCGCTGTGATCACTTTGGCTGCGGTGCGATGGTAGGAGGGAGGATCCAGTATGCCTAG
- the fdhF gene encoding formate dehydrogenase subunit alpha, with amino-acid sequence MPSMTVDGKQVSFRSGMTILGAARKAGAFIPTLCFLRGISSIGSCRVCAVEVEGEEGLVTACNTPARDGMVVHTDTPRVIESRTIQLQLLIADHGLNTTNYCFSCVKNGSCQLQDVCRACGVEESPFPVSDERKPIYDGNPFLQFDPNLCIRCQRCVGACNNQARNHTIQTGKKGMRTTILAPFGDDWESTTCESCGCCAAACPTGAIVEKRRHSYRSWETKRVLTTCPHCGTGCQYYLVVRDGRIVDVEAAKGPSNDGALCVKGRSASFDFVQSPDRLTTPLIKNRTTGEFEPASWDDALDLVASRFVELKNTYGPDSLAAFACSRSSNEDIYMLQKMARVAFGTNNVDNCARVCHSPSVSGLARTLGSGAMTNPIPDITSKDVDLIMLVGSNPEEAHPVIGMQIRRAVERGARLIVVDPRDIGLARKADVHLKLRPGTNVAFSNGMCHVMIKEGLIDRTFIEERTEGFDKFARLVESYTPERVAEICHIRPEDLIQAARMYATAQVAPIIYCLGVTEHSSGTEGVMSMSNMALLCGKLGRPGCGVNPLRGQNNVQGACDMGAQPTDFPGYQKVDNPEIMAKFEKAWGVELNHKVGMFATNVFHAAAKKEIRGLFIFGEDQVRTDPDIGHVIRGLEALDFVVVDELFMTETAKYADVVLPGISYAEKEGTFTNTERRVQRIRPAIAAPGDARPDTWIFTEIMRRMGYDQPYLTPAEIMDEIASVTPSFAGISHKRLDSKEIGGKGLQWPCLAPDHPGTPIMHVGTFARGLGKFAGTEYRASQEMPSGDYPLMLTTGRILYHYNAQAMTARTRGINRISDRSFIEINTEDARNLGVEDGDRVRVCSRRACIESEAHVSDKTGMGETWMPFHFLDGNANWLTNAALDNISACPEYKVCAINIEKISS; translated from the coding sequence ATGCCTAGTATGACTGTTGATGGAAAGCAGGTTTCTTTTCGTTCAGGCATGACTATCCTCGGTGCTGCCCGCAAGGCGGGAGCATTTATTCCCACGCTTTGTTTCCTGCGCGGTATTTCAAGCATCGGTTCATGTCGTGTTTGTGCGGTTGAAGTTGAGGGAGAAGAAGGCCTCGTAACCGCGTGCAATACCCCAGCTCGCGATGGCATGGTGGTGCATACTGACACACCCCGTGTTATCGAAAGCCGCACTATTCAACTGCAGCTATTGATTGCCGATCATGGCTTGAACACGACGAATTATTGTTTCAGTTGCGTGAAGAACGGGTCTTGCCAATTGCAGGACGTTTGTCGCGCCTGTGGAGTGGAGGAATCTCCCTTTCCGGTTTCTGATGAACGTAAACCAATCTACGACGGTAATCCTTTCTTGCAGTTTGATCCAAACCTCTGCATTCGCTGTCAGCGCTGTGTAGGAGCTTGCAACAACCAAGCGAGAAACCATACTATTCAAACGGGTAAGAAGGGAATGCGTACTACTATCCTTGCCCCGTTTGGCGACGATTGGGAATCAACGACCTGCGAGAGCTGCGGTTGCTGTGCGGCCGCTTGTCCCACAGGGGCGATCGTAGAAAAGCGGCGCCATTCGTATCGTTCGTGGGAAACAAAACGGGTACTAACGACGTGCCCCCACTGCGGTACGGGCTGCCAGTACTACTTGGTGGTGCGTGATGGACGTATCGTCGACGTGGAAGCGGCCAAGGGCCCGAGCAACGATGGTGCCCTGTGCGTTAAGGGTCGCTCGGCGAGTTTTGATTTCGTACAGTCACCCGATCGCTTGACAACGCCGTTAATCAAGAACCGCACGACTGGCGAATTTGAGCCAGCGAGCTGGGATGACGCCCTAGATCTAGTGGCCTCTCGGTTCGTAGAGCTGAAAAATACGTACGGCCCCGATTCGTTGGCTGCGTTTGCCTGCAGCCGTTCGTCCAACGAAGACATCTATATGTTGCAGAAGATGGCACGCGTCGCGTTTGGCACGAATAATGTGGACAACTGCGCACGCGTATGTCATAGCCCCAGTGTTTCGGGTCTGGCTCGTACGTTAGGATCGGGCGCGATGACTAACCCGATTCCTGATATCACGTCGAAAGACGTTGATCTAATCATGCTGGTTGGTAGTAACCCTGAAGAAGCGCATCCGGTTATCGGCATGCAAATTCGCCGTGCGGTTGAACGGGGCGCACGCTTGATTGTGGTTGATCCGCGCGATATTGGGCTTGCACGGAAAGCCGATGTTCATTTAAAACTGCGTCCCGGTACTAATGTCGCGTTTTCAAATGGCATGTGTCACGTCATGATTAAAGAGGGGCTTATCGATCGCACCTTTATCGAAGAGCGCACCGAGGGCTTTGATAAATTTGCTCGCTTGGTTGAATCGTATACGCCCGAGCGGGTAGCGGAAATCTGTCATATTCGGCCAGAGGATCTTATCCAGGCAGCTCGCATGTATGCGACAGCCCAGGTTGCTCCCATTATTTACTGCTTGGGAGTTACTGAGCACAGCAGCGGCACCGAAGGCGTTATGTCCATGAGCAACATGGCATTGCTGTGCGGTAAGTTGGGACGTCCCGGCTGCGGTGTTAACCCCTTGCGTGGCCAAAACAATGTGCAAGGCGCCTGCGATATGGGCGCTCAGCCTACTGATTTCCCGGGATATCAGAAAGTTGATAACCCCGAGATCATGGCCAAGTTTGAAAAAGCATGGGGCGTTGAACTGAACCATAAGGTAGGCATGTTTGCTACCAACGTGTTCCATGCTGCGGCTAAAAAGGAAATTCGGGGCCTGTTTATCTTTGGCGAAGACCAAGTGCGTACCGACCCTGATATCGGCCATGTTATTCGTGGGCTTGAAGCTCTTGATTTTGTGGTCGTCGACGAACTATTTATGACTGAAACAGCCAAGTATGCCGATGTCGTACTGCCGGGTATTAGCTATGCCGAAAAGGAAGGCACTTTCACCAACACCGAACGCCGCGTTCAGCGCATTCGTCCGGCAATTGCTGCGCCGGGTGATGCCCGACCAGATACCTGGATCTTTACTGAAATCATGCGCCGAATGGGCTATGATCAGCCTTATTTAACGCCAGCCGAGATCATGGATGAAATTGCTTCGGTTACCCCAAGCTTTGCGGGCATTAGTCATAAGCGCTTAGATAGTAAAGAAATTGGCGGCAAGGGTCTTCAGTGGCCGTGTCTTGCGCCTGATCATCCGGGCACGCCGATTATGCATGTGGGCACATTCGCACGCGGACTCGGTAAGTTTGCTGGTACTGAATATCGCGCTTCGCAGGAAATGCCAAGTGGCGACTATCCGCTGATGCTAACGACGGGGCGCATTTTGTACCATTACAACGCCCAGGCGATGACTGCCCGCACGCGAGGGATTAATCGTATTTCAGATCGATCGTTTATTGAAATTAACACCGAAGACGCGCGCAATCTTGGCGTAGAGGATGGCGATCGGGTGCGCGTGTGCAGTCGGCGCGCCTGCATTGAAAGTGAAGCGCATGTCAGCGACAAGACGGGTATGGGTGAGACCTGGATGCCATTCCATTTTCTGGATGGTAACGCCAATTGGTTAACCAATGCTGCCTTGGATAACATTAGTGCTTGCCCCGAATACAAAGTATGCGCTATAAACATCGAGAAGATCAGCTCGTGA